GACGTGAAAACATGGTGCTGGAATTCCGTTTTGCGGAGCCATCGCCGAGTGGCGGGTTCCGAATCCTTCGAGTTGGTGACGGCTCGCTGCTTTGGACTTGGGACCGAATCAATCGGCTGCTGGTCTCGCATCAAGGAGCCTTGAAAAATAGCGCGAGAAGGGCGTTTGCTCCAGTCGGCGGAACCGGAAATAGGCGAAAGCTCGGTGACTTTTCCTGAGGGGGCGCTTGCTCCCAGCTCGCGCTTGGGGAGGGGATTCCGCACGGCCTTGAGGCGGGCTAGAAAATGGGAAGTTCCCATCGGGCCCTCTGCCTGCAAAGGCTTCCTTGGCGTTGCGTGAGTTGACGTATCAGCGGGGAGACGCGGAGGGGGCGAAAATTGGCCGAAGGCGGTCGGGCTCGCTTTCCTTGGCATCGTTTCGCGATCCTCACTTTCCGTTAAAACTGTCAAGCTGTAAGGAATAACAGACAAATTACGTATCCGGCTTTCCTTTAGCCGGAGTGAAGGGCAGCGACGTAAAAAGCGTTATACGAGGAACTTGTGGGGCGTAGGATCCTAGGCTGCCAAACTTGGTAAGGTCTATGCAGTCTAAGTAGTAATCCCGGTAAACAACTCAACCCCTATCCGTATGAAAAAGATTCTAAGAATACTAGGGGCGGCCGCCATCCTAGGCGCGACCGCTTCGGCAAGCGCCCTGTCTTTCGATTTCTACAAATTGGACAAGGCAAACAATCCAGTGACGGACTTCCTGCCGTCTTCCCCTTACGTCACCAGCAGCAATGACGCCTTGGGCGATCCCTTGCTGCAGTACACGGTCGACGGCGTCGTGGTAACGGCAACGGCCACCTTCAATGGAGCGACAGCCCATGCTGTACAGGACTCCACAAAGGATTGGGACGACGTCCATGGCGCCGGTTTGGGCGTCTACAAGACGCGTACTCCGATCGATCTCGGCGACGACAACATCGACAGCGGCGAGAAGCTCATCTTGACCTTCGACCGAGTGGTGACCCTGACGCGGATCCTGCTACGCGCGGACGGTCATAATATCACCAACTGGGCGGACGGCGCGACCTTCCTGCTCAACGGAACCAGTTACAACCTCCCCAAGAACGTCGGCTACATCGATGGATCTTGGACCGGAAGTGTCTTCACGTTCATGCACTCGGGAATCGGTCCCGCGTCAGAAACGGGGTCTGAGGTTTCGCACGACTTCTACGTTGCGGGACTGAAG
Above is a window of Pelagicoccus enzymogenes DNA encoding:
- a CDS encoding VPDSG-CTERM sorting domain-containing protein; this translates as MKKILRILGAAAILGATASASALSFDFYKLDKANNPVTDFLPSSPYVTSSNDALGDPLLQYTVDGVVVTATATFNGATAHAVQDSTKDWDDVHGAGLGVYKTRTPIDLGDDNIDSGEKLILTFDRVVTLTRILLRADGHNITNWADGATFLLNGTSYNLPKNVGYIDGSWTGSVFTFMHSGIGPASETGSEVSHDFYVAGLKVNVPDTGSTIALLGLGLLGLAAASRRKHS